In Leptolyngbya sp. KIOST-1, one DNA window encodes the following:
- a CDS encoding aldo/keto reductase, with the protein MDNRRLGNTDIEITPLIFGTWQAGKSGWVGIEDQAIIEAMRAALEAGITTFDTAEVYGNGYSEELVGKALGDRRDQVILATKVFANHLKADQVIEACENSLRRMQTDVIDLYQIHWPSGSFNSEVVPLGETMGALNQLKEQGKIRAIGVSNFSVQQIEAAMQFGRIDSLQPPYSLFWRGVETELLPYCVENNLTILAYSSLAQGLLTGKFGPDHQFPKEDIRSKNKLFQPPLYDKAQAALDRLRPIAERHHTTLGNLALAWLVAQPQTTAIVGARNGSQATENAKAAMVNLSATDLAEIDAISRTVTDHLPADPVMWAFG; encoded by the coding sequence ATGGACAATCGCAGGCTGGGCAACACCGACATTGAGATCACGCCGCTGATCTTTGGTACCTGGCAGGCGGGCAAGAGCGGCTGGGTCGGCATCGAAGACCAGGCGATTATCGAGGCTATGCGGGCCGCGCTTGAGGCGGGCATCACCACCTTTGACACGGCGGAGGTCTACGGCAATGGCTACTCGGAAGAACTGGTGGGCAAGGCGCTGGGGGACAGGCGCGACCAGGTGATTCTGGCCACTAAGGTTTTTGCCAACCACCTGAAGGCTGACCAGGTGATCGAGGCCTGCGAAAATTCGCTCCGGCGCATGCAGACCGACGTGATTGACCTGTACCAGATTCACTGGCCTTCGGGGTCGTTCAACAGCGAGGTAGTGCCCCTTGGCGAAACCATGGGGGCGCTGAACCAGCTCAAAGAGCAGGGCAAAATTCGCGCGATCGGGGTGTCGAACTTTTCGGTCCAGCAGATCGAAGCGGCCATGCAGTTTGGCCGCATCGATAGCCTTCAGCCGCCCTACTCCCTCTTCTGGCGCGGGGTCGAGACCGAGCTGCTGCCCTACTGCGTCGAGAACAATCTCACCATTCTGGCCTACTCGTCCCTGGCCCAGGGGCTGCTGACGGGTAAGTTTGGCCCCGACCACCAGTTTCCGAAAGAAGACATTCGCAGCAAAAACAAGCTGTTTCAGCCGCCGCTCTACGACAAGGCCCAGGCGGCCCTGGACCGGCTGCGGCCCATTGCAGAACGCCACCACACCACCCTGGGCAACCTGGCCCTGGCCTGGCTCGTCGCTCAGCCCCAGACAACGGCGATTGTCGGGGCGCGCAACGGTTCGCAAGCTACGGAGAATGCTAAAGCTGCGATGGTGAACCTTTCCGCCACCGACCTGGCGGAAATCGACGCCATCAGCCGCACCGTCACCGACCACCTTCCCGCCGACCCGGTGATGTGGGCCTTTGGGTGA
- a CDS encoding metal ABC transporter permease: protein MDWLLDPLSYEFMRQALLASLLVGVLCPIVGTYLIVQRMAMLGDVVAHGVLPGLAIASFFNLPVLLGAFACGLLSTGVIAWIRTQSRIKADTAMAITFSTFFSLGITLLTVLRSRVSLEQLLFGDILSISASDVWQIGAIAALVLVGVGLFYKELLFFTFDPLGAEALGLPVNRINLGLMAGITLAIIAGIKTVGVILVVALMVGPAATAYLLVKELHWMMGLGATLGVLFSVVGMYGSYYLDIPSGPAIGLTVFTGFLLALLFSPYQGIISRQISDNC, encoded by the coding sequence ATGGACTGGCTGCTTGACCCGCTGAGCTACGAATTTATGCGCCAGGCCTTGCTGGCCAGCCTGCTGGTGGGGGTGTTGTGTCCTATTGTAGGTACCTACCTGATTGTGCAGCGCATGGCTATGCTAGGGGACGTGGTGGCCCATGGGGTGCTGCCGGGACTGGCGATCGCCAGCTTCTTCAACCTGCCCGTTTTACTGGGGGCCTTCGCCTGCGGCCTGTTGAGCACCGGCGTGATCGCCTGGATTCGCACCCAATCGCGCATCAAAGCCGATACCGCGATGGCAATTACCTTTTCCACCTTTTTCTCTCTGGGCATTACCCTGCTGACGGTGCTTCGCAGCCGGGTATCCCTGGAGCAACTCCTGTTTGGCGACATCCTCAGCATTAGCGCCAGCGATGTCTGGCAGATTGGGGCGATCGCAGCCCTGGTGCTGGTCGGTGTCGGCCTGTTTTACAAAGAGCTGCTCTTCTTCACCTTCGACCCCCTAGGTGCCGAAGCTCTAGGGCTACCCGTCAACCGCATCAACCTGGGCCTGATGGCGGGCATCACCCTCGCCATTATCGCTGGCATCAAAACTGTCGGGGTGATTCTGGTAGTAGCGCTGATGGTAGGCCCTGCCGCCACCGCCTATCTGCTAGTTAAGGAGCTGCACTGGATGATGGGTTTGGGTGCTACCCTAGGTGTGCTGTTTAGTGTGGTAGGTATGTACGGCAGCTACTATCTGGATATACCGTCGGGACCTGCGATCGGTTTGACGGTATTTACTGGTTTCTTGCTTGCCCTACTGTTCAGCCCCTACCAGGGAATTATTAGCCGACAGATTAGCGACAATTGTTAA
- a CDS encoding ABC transporter ATP-binding protein: protein MSSEIAIKVENISKCYQIYEKPQDRLLQFFSRGNKQYYKEFWALKNISFEVKRGETFGIIGQNGSGKSTLLQILAGTLAQTSGEAIVNGRIAALLELGSGFNPDFTGKENVYLNGSILGLSHQEIEGRYDQIVKFADIGDFIDQPVKTYSSGMFVRLAFAVQAHIDASIVIIDEALAVGDVFFRQKCYSRLEQLRNSGAAILLVSHSMPDIEQYCERAVLLDHGHQKFIGEASEASKYYYLLHQERTERHENKSYNSSGELQNTNRKSSISSDRPPVEAFINLSDKPQVSNGQASCSGVALTNVKNEPCNIFRQGEILVLYYEFLLTSDIGIPICGAVISNERGIIVHGKNNWEADTMIKTNLHKEDIFSCRQEIVLDIAPGDYIIEVGFASIVLSEPERFFDLSNEEFSAGENRICHVPNAAHFSVGLAVRNNKYFLKHHGVADLPTKFKLSTVSNGDKEWLSQ from the coding sequence ATGTCCTCTGAAATCGCTATCAAAGTTGAAAATATCAGCAAGTGCTACCAAATTTACGAAAAACCTCAAGATCGCTTACTTCAATTTTTTTCAAGGGGAAATAAGCAGTACTATAAAGAGTTTTGGGCACTTAAAAATATATCTTTCGAGGTTAAAAGGGGCGAAACCTTTGGAATTATTGGTCAAAATGGTAGTGGCAAGAGTACACTCCTACAGATACTTGCGGGAACCTTAGCTCAAACAAGTGGCGAAGCCATTGTCAATGGTCGAATTGCGGCCCTATTAGAGCTAGGTAGTGGCTTTAACCCCGATTTTACAGGGAAAGAAAATGTTTATTTAAATGGCAGTATTTTAGGTTTAAGTCACCAAGAAATAGAAGGTCGATACGATCAAATTGTCAAATTTGCAGATATTGGCGATTTTATTGATCAACCTGTGAAGACTTACTCCAGCGGCATGTTTGTACGACTTGCATTTGCCGTTCAAGCACATATTGATGCCAGTATCGTTATTATTGATGAAGCTTTAGCTGTAGGAGATGTGTTCTTTAGGCAGAAATGCTATTCTCGCCTTGAGCAGTTGCGAAACTCCGGGGCTGCAATTCTTCTAGTGTCTCACTCTATGCCTGACATAGAACAGTATTGCGAACGGGCCGTTTTGCTGGATCATGGCCACCAAAAATTTATTGGGGAAGCGTCAGAGGCAAGCAAATACTATTACTTGTTGCATCAAGAAAGAACTGAAAGGCATGAAAATAAATCATACAATTCGAGTGGTGAACTTCAAAACACTAACAGAAAATCTAGCATTTCTTCTGATCGACCACCAGTTGAAGCTTTCATAAATTTATCAGACAAACCTCAAGTCAGTAATGGACAAGCTAGCTGTTCAGGAGTTGCGTTAACCAATGTAAAAAACGAACCTTGTAATATATTCAGGCAAGGCGAGATTCTTGTTTTATATTATGAATTCTTGCTAACTTCTGATATAGGAATTCCTATATGTGGAGCTGTTATTTCCAACGAGAGAGGCATTATTGTCCATGGCAAAAACAATTGGGAAGCTGACACAATGATTAAAACCAACCTTCATAAAGAAGATATTTTTTCATGCAGACAAGAAATTGTATTAGATATTGCTCCAGGTGATTACATAATTGAAGTTGGTTTTGCCTCAATTGTCTTATCTGAACCTGAGCGTTTTTTTGACCTTTCAAATGAGGAATTTAGTGCCGGAGAAAATCGCATCTGTCATGTCCCTAATGCCGCACATTTTTCGGTAGGCCTAGCGGTACGAAATAACAAATATTTCTTGAAGCATCACGGAGTCGCTGATTTACCAACTAAGTTTAAATTGTCTACTGTTTCAAACGGAGATAAAGAATGGCTAAGTCAATAA
- a CDS encoding ABC transporter permease produces the protein MQNFSSSPHELVASFWRHRELIRALTQREIIGRYRGSTLGIVWSFIHPMFMLAVYTFVFSVVFQARWGGGSDSRAEFALVLFAGLIIFNLFAECINRAPSLIVSNANYVKRVVFPLEILPWISLGSALFHGLISILVWIIFYFILFGVPQASILLLPLVILPPILLTIGVSWFFSALGVYLRDVSQVTTILTTVLMFMSPIFYPVSALPENIQPLLILNPLAPALEQFRGILIWGEVPSLRVWLLYSAATAAVAWFGFAWFQKVRGGFSDVL, from the coding sequence ATGCAAAACTTTAGTTCCTCTCCACATGAATTGGTAGCTAGCTTCTGGCGACATCGCGAGCTAATTAGAGCTCTTACTCAGCGTGAGATTATAGGTCGTTATCGTGGTTCTACTCTGGGTATTGTATGGTCATTTATCCATCCAATGTTCATGCTAGCTGTATACACTTTTGTATTCAGTGTTGTTTTTCAAGCAAGATGGGGAGGAGGCAGTGACTCAAGAGCTGAATTTGCTCTAGTGCTTTTCGCGGGATTGATTATTTTTAATCTTTTTGCAGAATGTATTAATCGAGCACCTAGCTTAATTGTTTCGAATGCTAATTATGTTAAGCGAGTCGTGTTCCCATTGGAGATATTACCGTGGATATCCTTAGGCTCAGCCCTATTCCATGGATTGATTAGTATCCTTGTATGGATAATATTTTATTTTATACTCTTTGGCGTACCGCAAGCAAGTATATTATTATTGCCACTTGTTATTCTTCCACCTATTTTATTGACAATTGGAGTCTCGTGGTTTTTTTCAGCACTAGGGGTATACCTGCGTGATGTTTCACAGGTTACAACGATTCTAACTACAGTCTTAATGTTCATGTCTCCAATTTTTTATCCTGTCTCAGCTTTACCCGAGAACATTCAGCCTTTATTAATATTGAACCCTTTGGCTCCTGCCCTTGAGCAGTTCAGGGGAATTCTGATATGGGGTGAAGTACCCAGCTTACGCGTATGGTTGCTTTATTCAGCTGCAACGGCTGCTGTAGCCTGGTTTGGTTTTGCATGGTTTCAAAAAGTTCGTGGGGGCTTTTCTGATGTCCTCTGA
- a CDS encoding YkvA family protein — protein sequence MKIPVFGRIYNSLLKHPRYRWVVMGASLIYLISPIDISPDLIPVVGWIDDGVVATLLATGITQVLLDRRQAVKEQKALTKQDDTAAVSVDSEVL from the coding sequence ATGAAAATTCCGGTTTTTGGCCGTATTTATAACAGTTTGCTCAAGCATCCTCGCTACCGCTGGGTGGTGATGGGGGCATCGCTGATTTACTTGATCAGCCCCATCGACATTTCCCCCGACCTGATTCCTGTGGTGGGCTGGATTGACGATGGTGTGGTGGCAACCCTGCTGGCGACCGGCATTACCCAGGTGCTGCTCGATCGCCGCCAGGCGGTGAAAGAGCAAAAGGCCCTGACCAAACAGGACGATACGGCGGCCGTATCGGTTGATTCTGAGGTCTTGTAA